The Ziziphus jujuba cultivar Dongzao chromosome 1, ASM3175591v1 genome segment TCTGTGGGATATCTAGTGATTTTAGATAGAAAACTTGACAGGTTTTTGAAGTTATTGGAGGAGAAATAAGGCAGAAAATGGTGGTTAAGACTAAAGCTTATTGCTTGCTTTAGTGGCAGGAGAAGAGTTAGAGTAGCTAGACGAAATGGTGCGCTGCATTCAGAAAGTATACATGCCAATAAAATGTTTGCAAATATCTCCTCTGTTTCTTAATTGCATTGCTTTCGGTAATATTACTGATTATTCCATATACTACTACTTGGCAACATTTTGAATGTTGCAGTAAGTCTGTTAGActcttaatatttttgtaaatgggattataaataaacaattacctGTATTAGACTCAAAGACTATGTTAcatattttcatcatttttattgGCTCTGCTTTCTATTGTTAATCTCATATTATTCTTctgaatgaaaatatatttttcttagttaTAGGTAAGTTAAAGTACCCTTTATCTGGTTTGTaagtaaattattatgtttttcaaaattacaaaataactaCTGTTTAATTGTAGAAATTATGAATCTGTAAAGTCTGAATTGGACGACATGTCCTGTTCAAATTATTGTCCTTTGGATTGAGCAGACTTTGATACCACCAAGTTGGTTTTGAAATCACGAATCAAGCTCTGTTACAATGGCTTGACCTTAAAAAACGATAAAAGGAAGCAACAAGAGGCTGCAAACATAAACAAAACATATTTGGAGATGCTCTCATCACAGCTTAAACTTTTTAACACTTTTCTTCTTGTAATTCTCAAATTCCTTTTATTATACATCTTTAATTACAAGATCACTCCTAAATATGATAATGCTAACGCATCTTCATACATCCATGAAACATGCCTATCatttgatacatatatatatatatatatatatataggcatgtACTACCACAAACCATGTACATACCAGTGATTattcatgtatatatgcatatctaTTCATGTACCACAGTTGATTCCCATAAACTATGCCTTATCTTCCAAAGAGTCCATAGAAGCCCAGCTATCAATGGAAAAAGTGGTCTTGAATTTGATGTCTTGAAGGCACAAAGAtggtgaagaagaagaggcAATGAATAGTGGGGCATAGAGGAGGAAGAGAAGGAAACAAAGTAGTTTATTAGCGGCCATGTTTGTTTAGATAAATAGCAAAAACTGAAATTCAACGTATCAAAGTATGATTTTCGAAGGTTATAGATATGAAGGTATGATTCATGGGAAGAAAATCTCTCTGATGATCAGTTCCTCTTGTGCGAATTTGATTTCCATCTTCACATGGATTAATAAATTAACGAGGGACCTCGTAAGCAGTGGacttttttttggcattttgtcATTTTGCTGCAGTCAACAAAGACCAGCAAAACGGGAAAataatataactaaaaaaaaagaaagaaaataataatatggttttgccttcataattttcttttattgagGTGATGTTTGTTACgtttttgggttttggtttttaatttttttctatttaattatttataatttacttacttttccttttatgttgttatttttttagtatttataatttttgtttagttttatatttaatttttattagtaaAAGCTACTGTTTCCTCTTCGCCTCcaatatgtatattaaaaaaaaaaataaaaaattcattcttatCTTTTCCAAGAACCGTCCAGCGGGTTGCTCATAAATTGaccattttttaaagttttaatttttatttgggtCAAGAAGCAAGTACCTGTTAGAAGACTCACTTTTTTAACATGCCGTCATTTTCGTGACAAGGTTCATGACGAGGAACAAAAGCTACTAACTTTACCAAGTCAATTTGGATCAAACTTGTGCCCAATTATTCCacatattctttttttgttagCTGAGTCAGAACGCATATTATTAAATCAGTAAACAAATTAGGacaaaagtcttttttttttttttaatatatacattacGAGATTCCAACTAAGGTTATTGTTTAACGAAACAATGATTATTACCATTGGATTATCCCCGCAAAGACTATTAGGATAAAAGTTAGATAAATTGAAGTTAATTAAATCAGTTGACTTGTCATTCCCAAATATATCACATGTTTAGCGAGTTTGATTTGGTCATAGCGTGTTAGTTTAGTTTTTTTGGTCTTCGAGTTAGTTTAGTTAAGGAGAATATAGATAACTAATTAGAGATGCATAGCtgaaaaattctacaaattttttttttttttttttgggggataaaaATCTAAATACTATTGCTTTATGAATGCATGACCATGATAAACTAACACTATtacaccattttttttcttatctttcgGTGAAAAATACTCTCATTGGGACCAattctcattatttttttcttttcttctgtaTTTATCTCATGGGGAGATATTCATGGTTTTGTTGTAAAATCGTAATGaatcttaaatatataaaacaaagaaataagaattatatatataaagaattgCTCCATCGCAACCTCTATGACAGTAAGAAAAGCCTACTTACAATCAATCAAAAAAGTTAATTGAATGAACTAAATCATAATGAAGTTGTAACCAAATTAAGAACCCAATTACACCCTTAATTGAAGTACAAATTAATTTACCATATTTTATCATGAAACTGCAGCTTTAACGTCAAGTACCTCTTTAATTACATCCTCCTCTTCCTCCTGCAGCTGCTGTAGTAAGCATTCAGATTTATCGTCTCCATCGCTTTGATCCCCCCGATAGTAATAGCAGAAGATAAACACGAGCAGACCCACACCAACCACCGCCGAAGCCAATACAAGAAGCCAATTATCTGTCAGTTCTGCTCTCATCTCCCTCAACGAAAATCCACTCACTACTTGAACGTGGATATCATTCTTCACATCAAACCAGGGGTATATCAGCGTCTGGAAAGCTGGATCAAAAAAGTTTTCTACTCCATGCACAATCAAACCTCCATCCTCGTATACATTCCATTCGGTGACTTTCACTCCATTGAGGGATGGGTATTCGCCGCCGATTGGTAGAGTAGTGACAACCAGAGGATGACCAAGAAGCAGAGTATCCATCTTGGAACCATGAGGAATAGATTTCAGAGCCTCAATGTCAAGTTTCAGAGGCACAACATGATACTGAAGCAGTGTCAATGGCGGCTGTGGGTATTTGGAGGAGAAGAAAGCATGGTCGGGAGGGCAAAAAACTGTGAGTGTGGAATTGCCAGTTAACCATTCGGAATCGCTCTGAGTCTTGAAGAAGACGTCAAAGATCATGGACATTGTATGATAGCCTTTTTCAGAGAGGGTTCTTGATGCCATGGCCAAGTTGaagctgttgttgttgttgtttcctTGAGCTTGGAttgaaagaagaagaaccaGAGAAATAACAACACCAAAGAGTGACTTGGATGCCATAAGAGCTAGCTCCAAGAACGCAATAGAAAGAGTAAGAACcgcaagaaaaataaattcgtAGTACGAGAAGAGTTAGAAAGCTAAGGGcgcaatttaatttttttgataattaatgcTAGGcaattatacacacacacacacacacacacacagagttcTAAtcctataataattttaatacgTACTTTCACTACTAATGGTATTGTTATTGTAATGCTCACTAGGTATAGAGTTTCAATCCAAATCAACTATGGAAACCATatttaggaaactagaatattTATTACATCAATATAACGTATGGtataagttaatatatataaatatattgctattataaaatcatatatgatacatagTCGAAACATGTGTAGAAAACTCATATAATTTGCAGTTGCCAATTGTAGAATAAATATAAACTTGGATTCGAGTTCTTGGTGTGTTCAATTACTAAACCTAAGGGTAACCTACGGCTCTCTTTTTTGTGAGGCAGGGCATAAGTGAAAGTcttcaaaactaaaaatatatgttaagaagcaatatatatatattaatttttttttctttattatttaaaatttaatttcttccaaACGCCGTTTTTAGTAGCTTTCAGGcttataatttcataaaagcTCATCATTTATGGACAAACCAATAAAAacctaaattactaagaacaatttcaaatttgagtTGTCCTATTAGGAGAGTTCAACCAAGGAGAGTGTATTGTTTGTGCGATTACAAATtgcattttgttgtttttcattCAAATTATTGATGGGAAACTTAAGAGATTGTTGATAAGGCCAGTTTAATATTAaggttaaataattttttttaaacccaatgtaggttttctttgtttattgGACATGcgataaattaaatcacattatAATATGGTGGACGAAGTttcatttacctttttttttaaatatatattatgccctttttttttttaataatataataacctcCCTCTTGCATTGCCCCACTTTGTATAGTTACCCAAAAAAAGTCCTTTATATattagaataaattaaaaaaagaagaagaaaaacctcAAGTACTAAATTCTTAGTTGCATAAGCTACTTCACTCTAAGTAATAAATTTAGAATTGACTTAGAGTTGAGGTGTTGAAGCGAGTTATGTGTATGGTCTTTTTCTACCTTGGGATTCGaccctatatttttttaaattcatagaGATGCTAATGTGTACAAATCTTTATAATCCTTCCTACATCTCACAAATGGAATTTTGTTTCAAAGTTCAATATTTGATCTGTAAAATTTTCCTGTAAATGTACGTAGCAGtacaaattgattaatatgTTTTAAGGAAAGACAATGTCAAATGCACTTCGAGCCTCCCCAACACAACTGGTTAAGAAGGAATGTATTGAGCATGAGTTTGTGTATGCCCGAATAAAGATAAACATCTGATTAAGATCcaagcaaaataaaacaaattttggaTCGATGAAGTTAATTAAAAGGCAGCCGTTGATTTACAACAATTCGAGTATGAGAATCCATTAGATTTCAACATATCAATATATATCaacctgtcaggacccgtccagaattccttcccggaaccttagacaagccctgatcccagggaaataccaccgaaccttccaacggaaaatccggcagcacctcccttaagggtaggacttaccaaaaattacttgcactgaaaacacacttctatattcacccccttattcctcccgcaaaactacaagttgtttccacaatttacagcacttcacaacaataacagcagctcagtgcataaataaaacataagtgtttAAAtaatatacagagcttcatgaagtgctaatcaacagaaatacaacaaagatgaaagaaataatacaactgaaacgaatgagtacaaaagtacttctcgaaacacgatagcggcggagaactgGTTCACCCCTGAAGAATGTCTATCACcctttgcacctaagggaacggaacttaaaaatgtgagatgctaatcatctcaatgagtgaccctagctactgaacactttcactaataataataataataatataacaaataaggtaATTGAATtgataccaacaattaataaataaataataataataacagctggaaataataatttttccctcaaaactctcaccaatcactccattggaaatgttccctttttaaaataatttcacaaaacccgatattcgtacttcccgaaaaccaagggatcaaaccatttgataaacaataaataaataaataccccaatatataattaaaatgtagtaaatcattataaataactttgaacacttttggggtttggaactttatctgaaaatttcacttgacgcaccacaccatataccagtgatgccctccgatacccagcgtcccgagcaccgaccggtggggagattaaagagagaaacttgcaaacggcacttcagcgtcccgacagtaccgctgctgaaaccgtcatcccggccaagggaggggcggctgtggccaatatcaaacttgcctgcccactgtccaatggcaaccactggagacataatacttgcgcgctaaaccacgtgtacatacaccggaacaccaatactgtatgagtgcgtctaaaataattattaaaccaactataccattttccaaaattaccgtgggaaatatattaaattttcacattcaccatcccacatatttttatttaacaaaccggtacgaaaacattgataacaaataccaaaatttttctcgtaatatgaggttcaacaaataaataccgtgggcataattataaaattaagccaccaatttaacaaatattttcataaaatatttaaaccaattatgcccaaaataatacttaaaaccacgtacgactattaccaaaatatactttgctcatgcataataaataaattaaatcacaataaaaccataactaaattataccacatgagcataatttaaatatcaattaaacaccaattaaacataattaattgcctaaaatatttttgaaggtgggtcactcacctggagcacgcaattaacctaagatccaccatgggatcaatttcatgactcacccgtgctcctagaacacagttcacacacagtcaaataaattaatattttattcgggtaaataatatccggtacccggggggttaaacacaaacgttaaccaaaatggtcgaatagtataccgaattgaagctcgtggaacgaggatcacggattcggtcttactttccgatgatcggacccgaggcgGCCAGAATCTCGCCAGAAAGCTTTCAGAATTCAACTatttgattctctcaaaccatcatgaattggtggaaaaggatgccagatttggattcaggaggtcggaaacAGTGGATAAGGACCGGctgtgcaactgggtactcgccggaacagtaacttccggcgagccgccgcggtcatcgGCAACCGTCATCGGTGgaggcgcgtgcggtggccgttggttgagatttttggaagttttgtagatcaaggggagagggttccaatgggaccggcggtgaggcaaacggaggccggacgggggagaaatcggggtttgaagattttcgacccctcgccaaAAAACGCtctgatcccggcgcgtcggagttccggtggtcgtgaaatttggtgggtaggccgaaattgaggaggtggtgaggggtggctggcgtgtGTGGCCTGAAAACGACTGAAAATagggcaaacggcggtggcctgcggtggagggaaaaatcgccgctgAGCTTCGGCGCCTTGATCTGGGTGTGTCCGGCGGCCGgcggtcgtgagattttggggtttggccggaaatgaggagaggcttccatctggccggcgcgtgtaacgagaatcggccggaaaattggcCGGAATCCAgtggccggtcggtttctctctctctctctctctcctctctctcttccccgagatttttgtcaaataaaggccacagtggtgacactgttcatccacgtggaccaatcaggtgacgacatgtggcatttcactgttcatcgactcaaaaacattaaaatattacggtatccggcaaacttcacgcgtccataactttttaaccggatgtccattttaagcgtgccgctagtctgtgaactcgtatcgacgagcacttcacaaccatgcatgagtcgaagctcatttccccataaataaaaagtcaactccggcaccccttggacagtttggactttaacttgttttgctcataactttcaaaccgtagctccgttttcaacgtgctactagtctacgaactcgtgccaacgtgtacttcgtaacggtacctcaatcaacctagaattccatccgagtcaaaaagtcaacttttgaccccttcgatcaaagtcaaagtcaacggtcaatagtcaacctcgatcaacgtgcaaaaattccgacatggtttgggacggggtgttacaaaccTCACAAACACAACACTGTAAATGAATACAAATGAAGGACCCAAATAGCTTGCAATTAATGGTGAATGTTAATATGCCTTTATATATGTACAAGAGAGATTATGCTAAAACATATGACAGAGcagacaaaaaaattaatcaattaatgacAAAGAAAAGAACTAAAAGTacagaaaaatcaatttaattggtCCGAAATTTtaagcatcatcatcatcatcaacatacTAACATAGTCAATGCAATAAGGAACCACTACCAATATAGAAACAAGTTCTCTTTAAGCCCTTTGATCACCCAAGAAAATCTGTTACTAGCTTCAGTGTGGATATCTTTCTTCACGTTGTATGATGGGTATATCAAGGTCTAAAAAGCAGGATCGAAGAAGTTATCAACGCCATGAACAATCAAACCTCCATCGTTATAAAGATCCCTTTCAGCGACTTTGACTCCATTGATGGATGCGAATTCATCGGTTGGTAGAGTAGTGACTACCAGAGGATGACCGAGAAGCAGCGTATCAATCTTGGaaccatgaggaagagattccAGAGCATGACCATCAAGTTTTGAAGGCACAACATGATACTGAAGCAGAGTTAACGGTGGCTGTGTGTATTTGGAGGAATAGAAAGCATTTAAGCATCATCCTGAGGGCTAAAAACAGTGAGAGTAGAATTGCGTGTTAACAGTTCTGAAACATTGAGATCGTTGAGGAACACTTGGAAGATCGTTGACATTACTTGGTAACCTTTATCGGAGAGGGTTCTTGATGCCATGACCAAGTTGAAGTTATTGTTTCCTTCAGCTTGAGTTGCGACAAGGACCAGAAAAAGAAGAACGCTCAAAACTAATTTGGATGCCATGTGAATGAACCATTATGGTGTAGTGTATGTAGTATGGGAAGGAATTAGCTaggcaattatatatatatatatacacacacacacacacacgaatATACTCCTTAATCCTAGTCCTAGTCCtataatgattttaattttacttagCTATACAGGAAAGTTCAGTACTAATGCTATtgttatattttcaatatagtATAAGcagtaattaattattgtaatttgTATATTGTACTTGTACATGTATTTACACGCTGGGATGCTaaattaaacatcaaattgagTTCTTGAGGAGTCCAATTACTAAACCATTATGTAAATTTACCTTGTTTTGCTTTCAACTAGGATACggtttagattattattattattattattattatttttcacagATATGTTCAGTAATTTGAACTGCTTTCTTGAGAGGCACGCAAGATATATATGAGATTCTTAGTCTTCAAACTTCAGTATTGGAAATTTGTTAAAtagcaatatatgtatatatatatatatatatatgcttattcttttgctaaaaaaaaaaaaattgtaaataagcATTAGTTTTCTAGCTTTCAGGTTTagaataacaaaatttttatattatattttttgaaaatacaaaattgttataattAAGCTCATGGACAGAACATaagttgtaatttatttactatttacCATGCTGAGAATTGAATTATAAgttcctttatttgtttatttattttttgaaagaagctatcttcctttatttttacaataaaatcAATGTCACAGACTTGGTgctttatttttgcaaaatttgagaagtCATACACACACGATGTAAAGATCCATGTGCTTTTCAAGTTGAAGCCGgaacaaataagaaaaattttagGAAAATTCTCTTCTGAAAAGAAAAACATCCAAATTGCCTGAAACTTAGGGATATTTGGCAATGGTTCTTTTATTGAAAAAGTTTTCCAAAACGAAAATAAcgaatgaatatttttctattgttttaagaaattaaggGGCTCTAAGTGCTTATCTCAAAATGGtacttgaaaataattttttttttcatttgtttctgataattatttataaaaagcaATGGCCAAACTCACGTAACGTTTTCAACGATcattaagtttttaatttttttcaaaatattaaactgCTTTCAAAACAGTTCTCCACAATAATTATGAACAATAAGAGGGGATATATAATTCTACCAAAACAGAGGACATATATTCAAAGGGCCATGCATATTCTCTTTATAATTGCATTGATATCCTAATGAATCttgaatctaaaaaaaataaaaaacaaaaatataaagaacATTAAGAACATTAAATTTTGTTCCAAACACATGTAAGGTCTTCCAAGAACATGAATTTTAGgatcttttaaatattaaactgcTTTCAGAACTGTTGTCCCCAATAATTAATGTATTCAAAGGACCATGCATATTCTCTTTATAATCACATTTATATCCTAGTgaatcttaaatattaaacaagtgagaaataatgaaaatttaaaaagaaaagacaaggTTTTATAGTGGTTCGGCTATAATGAGCCTACATCCACTCTTCAATTCTCTCTGACCAATTCTTATTAAAGCGTCTATGACAGTACAACAAAAGCAGCTTACAATCAACAAATTAAACTTCGTTCATGAAttgaacaaattaattaaagaaaattaaaaccagCAACCCCAATTACACCTTTAATTCAACTAATTACTAAACATAAACAGCTTTAACATCAAGAACATGATCAACTGCCTCCTCCTGCTGCTGCATACGCTCATATTCATCTTTATTATCTTTGCAGCAATAAACGTAGCGCCCAAGTAGACCCAAAACAATCACCACCATTAATGCCAATGCGAACAGCAGAGACcaattatcttttaattctCTTATCACCCAAGAAAATCCGCTGACTACTTCTGCATGGATATTGTTCTTCACATCGAACCAGGGATATATCAGGGTTTGGAAAGCAGGATCAAAGAAGTTATCAACGCCATGGATGATCAAACCTCCTTCATTATAAAGATTCCATTCAGTCACTATGACTCCATTGAGAGATGCATCTTCATCTTTTTGAAGAGTAGTGACAACCAGGGGATGGCCAAGAAGCAGAGTATCAATCTTGGAACCGTGAGGAAGAGATGCCAGAGCACCAATGTCGAGCTTCAGAGGCACAACATGATACTGAAGCAGTGTTAATGGCGGCTGTGGGTATTTGGAGGAGAAGAACGCACTGTCCGGAGGACAAAACACAGTGAGCGTGGAATTGCCGGATAACCATTCGGAAACATCGTGGATCTTGAAGAAGATGTCAAAGATCATGGACATTGCATGATAGCCTTTGTCAGAGAGAGATTTCGATGCCACTGCCAAGTtgaagttgttgttgttgttacctTCAGCTTGGATTGAGAGAAGAACCACCAAAACAAGAACGCAGAACAACGATTTTGATGCCATGAGAGCTTAATTTCAAATTAACGCAAAGGAAAGCTATGACTGAAAGAAGTTGTAGGATGCGATATGAGAGCTCTGACTTGGAAACGgggaaatatataaataaagatggAATCCCAATTTTGGAAACTTATAATTcaagaaatattattattggtattagaGTTCTAGTGGACTCCAATTTTTTGAAACTTATAATAcaagtaatattattattggtattagaGTTCTAATGTACTCCAAATTTTTggaaacttaaattacaagtaACATTATCATTGGTACTAGAGTTGTACTGGACTCCCAATTTTCAACACTAAAgtaacattatttattaatattggaTTAGAGTTCTATTGAACTCCTAATTTTGGAAACTTAAGTACCATTATTGGATTAGAGTTCTAATTAATCTATTACCATGCATTTACACTGTGTATACTAAAGCATATGGATAGAGGGTAATAAACACATGTCACAGTCTAGCAATATTATTCTTATAAATTGATCTATTGTATCAATGTTAACTTGTACATCACGTTAGTGTTATGGTTTGTGCCTATGTTATTTTAGGTAAGTGCACACTTGTACTTTGTATGTATTCTGTGATCTTATCAATACAATTGTCAGCTTCCCTCAAATCTTCTTACACTGCTTTATAGGGAAGGAAGCTTTTTTTGTTATCGGTTGATTTTGATTCTATAAAATGATTTTAGTTTAtcaggaaaaaaatttaaaggaacAATAGTGAATACCAGAAGAATATATCGGATATTAAttagagttatatatatatatatatatactgaaaaAGCATTGATTTGGCCAtgcaaactaaattaaaaattaaagttgacgactgaaaatttaatatacaaaacacaattaatttatttatgcgtATTCATACTTCATTATCAATTTATTCCTATTTATATGTCAAAACACACTCGATATTACTACTCCATAAAACAGGTAATTAACAGAGACAAAACTACTCCACACCAGGTAAACAGACAAAAAATCCACATAGGAAGAGCTTAATTTGAGATACAACCAGATGAGCTTCAAAACAGCAGATTAACACAGTAGAAGGATCACTTCCATCACTTGCATAAAATTAAAGCAGTGCCTTAGCAACTACAATGACAAATTCCAGGATGAATATGTTGGGAAAAAATTGGGGTCTCCTGCCAATTTCTTCAGGATTTTGGGATCGATGGCAAAgagaaatcaatgaaataatttattaaaacacacataaaaacaacagaaaataaaaagagaatatATGAGAATATTTTAACGTGGTGGTTCGGCGATCAATATGATCCCTATGTCCAAGGAATGCATATGCTAAAAAATCCACTATTAAACTTGGAAGATTTACAAAGACGGTGAAgaactctctctttttcttttgttgactCTCTCAATCTCTCTCTGAGTCTTAGATCTATGCCATATGACATTAGGGCTCAAATATAACGCactaaaataaagacaaaagagTAAATCAACATAAGAATTCATAAAAGCCTCATTGTAGCGCCTCGCAGTGCACAACGGGCGTAGTGGGGATGAACTCTCGGGTTCCTTGCTCGCTTCAAGACTGCACCAGCGCTGCGGCCTGTCTTGGTGTCGCCGTGGGACTCTCGTAGCTTTTTGGTCGTTGCCACAGCACAGCAGCACTCCTTCGCTAGTGCCGTGGTGCCCTCCTTTCTAGATATTGGCTGCACCATGACTAAACCAGCACTGCGGCGCTACCTTGCCAGCACTGTGGCAGCTCTTTCTAGCAGGCGCTGCGGCATCCATGCTACTGTCCAGCAGCTTCTGCAGCTTCTTATCTTTGATCTTTTTGTGTTCTTTAGTCTTCACACCAACAGAATAGTACTTGGATAGTATAAGCAATTATATCCAGTTGGACAAGGATCTTCTCTGCTAAACCTAAGCTTAAAATGATGGAACAAACAGTATGTTTGAGGGGAGTTACAGTTCTACTACTAGTTATAGAAACTCCCTCAACCACTGCCACCAATGCCATGGGCATCGCCACCACCATCATCAAGCTAAGCTTCCTGTTAATCACCGTTAATATGattgatttttctcttttcccaCTTCTCTTTCAACTCAATATATATGTTTGCCCAAATGCTCTTTTAATAGTTATGCACACTGTAATTCCATTAGATTGAACATTTTAAAAACCGTTGTTATGAACCTAAGTTTTGAAGATTTTAagctttaatattatattaaattatgatttcaagtgcttaaattattaggatatggatttattatatat includes the following:
- the LOC107433158 gene encoding putative fasciclin-like arabinogalactan protein 20; the encoded protein is MASKLVLSVLLFLVLVATQAEGNNNFNLVMASRTLSDKGYQPPLTLLQYHVVPSKLDGHALESLPHGSKIDTLLLGHPLVVTTLPTDEFASINGVKVAERDLYNDGGLIVHGVDNFFDPAF
- the LOC132800369 gene encoding uncharacterized protein LOC132800369; this encodes MASKSLFCVLVLVVLLSIQAEGNNNNNFNLAVASKSLSDKGYHAMSMIFDIFFKIHDVSEWLSGNSTLTVFCPPDSAFFSSKYPQPPLTLLQYHVVPLKLDIGALASLPHGSKIDTLLLGHPLVVTTLQKDEDASLNGVIVTEWNLYNEGGLIIHGVDNFFDPAFQTLIYPWFDVKNNIHAEVVSGFSWVIRELKDNWSLLFALALMVVIVLGLLGRYVYCCKDNKDEYERMQQQEEAVDHVLDVKAVYV